One segment of bacterium DNA contains the following:
- a CDS encoding SCP2 sterol-binding domain-containing protein, whose product MLEYLSDEWIQEADAALAASGLRAPDGERFAVEQRVGEVVFHMVFDSNGARVRTGAATDPAVVFCQSRNTAVAIAQGDLSAEEAVLNGEVSFEGNPMALLSHRRLLTRAEDVFADVRVRTVWDS is encoded by the coding sequence GTGCTGGAGTACTTGAGCGACGAGTGGATCCAAGAGGCTGACGCTGCGCTGGCGGCATCGGGGCTGCGCGCTCCGGATGGCGAGCGATTCGCAGTGGAACAGCGGGTAGGCGAAGTGGTGTTCCACATGGTGTTCGACAGCAACGGCGCCCGTGTCCGCACCGGAGCGGCCACCGATCCGGCGGTGGTTTTCTGCCAGAGCCGGAACACTGCGGTGGCCATTGCCCAAGGGGATCTGTCGGCTGAGGAGGCTGTTTTGAACGGCGAAGTCTCCTTTGAGGGCAACCCCATGGCCCTGTTATCCCACCGTCGACTGCTGACCAGGGCCGAAGACGTGTTCGCCGACGTGCGGGTCCGCACC